From one Aquicella siphonis genomic stretch:
- a CDS encoding LysR family transcriptional regulator has protein sequence MSILDDTVIFAAIIQQGGFSRAAKYLGLSNGLISRRIAKLETDLGVTLLKRTTRQIQLTPEGELFWQHAQRIQQEMDTAVCLIQSLAEKPRGEIRISAPQYFGRHYLMPIIIKFMHNFSNIHVDVLLSDIYLDPMKENIDLLIRGAGYFEKELKDSSMKTKLLLKQKIRMFASVDYLGKFGEPRTAQELTHHSILGHLHEARHHEDEVWTYRDKGKSLSIKLKPKFHSNDVESRMAACLGGHGIGKFTDLVYISEQTQSQAPLKSILQQYDWGNFQLYAIYSQQHALPKRTRLLLDFISAHTQNIQDKLT, from the coding sequence ATGAGTATATTAGATGATACGGTCATATTTGCCGCCATTATTCAGCAAGGGGGATTCAGCCGGGCCGCCAAATACCTGGGATTATCAAACGGCTTGATCAGCCGCCGGATTGCCAAATTGGAAACAGACCTGGGTGTGACCTTGCTAAAACGCACCACTCGCCAGATTCAGTTGACACCCGAAGGTGAATTATTCTGGCAGCATGCGCAGCGCATACAGCAGGAAATGGATACGGCGGTGTGTTTGATCCAGTCATTGGCTGAAAAACCTAGGGGAGAAATACGGATCAGTGCTCCACAATATTTTGGCAGGCATTACCTGATGCCTATCATCATCAAGTTTATGCATAATTTCAGCAATATTCATGTCGACGTGCTGTTGTCAGATATCTACCTGGATCCCATGAAGGAAAATATTGATTTGCTTATTCGTGGAGCGGGTTATTTTGAAAAAGAACTCAAAGATAGCAGCATGAAGACCAAATTGCTGCTCAAACAAAAAATACGCATGTTTGCGAGTGTCGATTACCTTGGAAAATTCGGTGAACCCAGAACTGCGCAAGAGTTAACGCATCATTCCATTCTAGGTCATCTGCATGAGGCGCGTCATCATGAGGATGAAGTGTGGACTTATCGTGACAAGGGCAAGAGCTTGAGCATCAAGCTGAAGCCGAAATTTCACAGCAATGACGTCGAGAGCAGAATGGCTGCCTGCCTGGGAGGGCACGGGATTGGCAAATTTACAGATCTTGTTTACATCAGCGAGCAGACACAATCACAAGCTCCCTTAAAATCCATCTTGCAGCAATATGACTGGGGAAATTTTCAGCTTTATGCGATTTACTCGCAACAGCACGCACTGCCTAAGCGCACGCGCCTGCTGCTGGATTTCATCAGCGCCCATACTCAAAATATCCAGGACAAGCTTACTTGA
- the argS gene encoding arginine--tRNA ligase translates to MKQHIETLIHAALKTLQESGDLPEIPSFVLVEGTKDKQHGDFATNIALVMAKSAQKKPREVAERIMKALPASQYVRKTEVAGPGFINFFLTPDALSSVVAVILKEKEAYGRSKIGREKRVLVEFLSSNPTGPLHVGHGRGGAFGAVVSNLLDAVGFKTYREYYVNDAGRQMDILTVSIWLRYLALCGEQIVFPANAYRGDYVIDIAKAIHGIHGSHFLVPASQVYAGLPPDEPQGGDKEIYIDAIIAQAKRLLADQYETVFTLGLDNVLGDIREDLAEFGVHYDNWFSEREFVATDVVDKLLEKLKDSGHVYEKDGALWFRSTDFKDEKDRVLVRSNGQRTYFANDVAYHLSKFERGFDIVIDIFGADHHGYVPRMKAAMEASGINPERLLHLLLQFVTLYRGGSQVQMSTRSGTFVTLRELREEVGNDAARFFYVMRKSEQHIDFDLDLAKAQSNENPVYYVQYAYARICSVFKQLAERQLLFDEANGVSHLNLLTQPQEQQLLNALSRYPEVITSAALQYEPHQLTNYVRDLAADFHAYYNSHQFIVEEASLRDARLALVAATRQTLLNGFNLLGISAPESM, encoded by the coding sequence ATGAAACAGCATATTGAAACACTCATACATGCAGCGCTTAAAACACTGCAAGAGAGCGGCGACCTTCCGGAAATACCTTCTTTTGTCCTGGTTGAGGGAACGAAGGATAAGCAGCATGGCGATTTTGCCACCAATATTGCTTTGGTGATGGCGAAATCCGCGCAAAAAAAACCCCGTGAGGTGGCTGAGCGAATCATGAAAGCCTTGCCTGCGTCGCAATACGTGCGCAAAACCGAAGTCGCCGGACCGGGTTTTATCAATTTCTTTTTGACGCCGGATGCCTTGTCTTCCGTTGTCGCCGTCATATTAAAAGAAAAGGAAGCCTATGGCCGCAGTAAAATCGGCAGGGAGAAGCGTGTTCTGGTCGAATTCCTGTCATCCAATCCCACCGGGCCGCTGCACGTAGGCCACGGCCGCGGCGGGGCTTTTGGAGCGGTCGTATCAAATCTGCTTGATGCTGTCGGATTCAAAACCTACAGGGAATATTACGTGAATGACGCCGGCCGGCAGATGGATATCCTGACCGTGAGTATCTGGCTGCGTTACCTGGCCTTATGCGGAGAACAGATTGTTTTTCCGGCAAATGCTTATCGCGGCGACTATGTGATTGATATTGCCAAGGCCATCCATGGAATTCACGGCAGCCATTTTTTGGTACCAGCCAGTCAGGTTTATGCGGGGCTGCCGCCGGATGAACCGCAGGGCGGCGACAAGGAAATCTATATTGATGCCATTATAGCGCAGGCTAAACGTCTGCTGGCTGACCAGTATGAAACAGTCTTTACATTGGGCCTGGATAATGTGTTGGGCGATATCCGTGAAGATCTGGCTGAGTTTGGCGTGCATTATGACAACTGGTTTTCCGAACGGGAATTTGTCGCGACTGATGTGGTGGACAAACTGCTGGAAAAATTGAAAGACAGTGGACATGTCTATGAAAAAGACGGTGCGTTATGGTTTCGTTCCACTGACTTCAAGGATGAAAAAGACCGGGTGCTGGTCCGTTCCAACGGTCAACGGACGTATTTCGCCAATGATGTGGCCTATCATCTCAGTAAATTTGAGCGTGGTTTTGATATCGTGATTGATATTTTTGGCGCTGACCATCATGGATATGTTCCGCGAATGAAAGCCGCCATGGAGGCATCCGGAATTAACCCCGAACGCTTGCTGCACCTGTTATTGCAGTTCGTCACGCTCTACCGCGGCGGCTCACAGGTGCAAATGTCCACACGCAGTGGAACGTTTGTGACATTGCGCGAATTGCGCGAAGAAGTCGGCAATGACGCGGCCAGGTTTTTTTATGTCATGCGTAAAAGCGAACAGCATATCGATTTTGACCTGGATCTCGCCAAAGCCCAGTCTAATGAAAACCCGGTATATTATGTGCAATACGCTTATGCGCGTATTTGCAGCGTATTCAAGCAGCTGGCGGAACGGCAGCTGCTTTTTGATGAAGCCAATGGGGTGTCTCATCTGAATTTGCTGACCCAGCCCCAGGAACAGCAATTATTAAATGCCTTGTCGCGTTATCCCGAGGTGATTACCAGCGCGGCTCTTCAATACGAACCGCATCAGTTGACCAATTATGTGCGTGATCTCGCTGCCGACTTTCATGCATACTACAATTCTCACCAGTTTATCGTGGAAGAAGCATCATTGCGTGATGCGCGGCTGGCGCTGGTTGCGGCAACCCGGCAAACATTGTTAAATGGATTTAATCTATTGGGGATTTCAGCACCTGAATCAATGTGA
- a CDS encoding SPOR domain-containing protein yields MKKDFAKKRLAVRPANRAERTLRYWATAFVVVLLIAGGSGFYVSRQHPDWAGIPRLSSAFTQMQAWVVERKSRLSRDIKKVRQLAASKQEPQAIHFEFYTELPSMKVPVPVVEKGQDAVVPVSVTSVGTGKSVSAGTQESSARRLNHAAATAQVAERMPRPQTGAAIFNAEQLHRELTEEFSQKKYIIQLGVFKNADAAERYRQSLAVSGLTASVVKTRLSGKAIFRVQSGPFLSMNQAKEVQRQWQRKSVNGIVRRVEW; encoded by the coding sequence ATGAAAAAGGACTTTGCAAAAAAAAGACTGGCTGTCAGACCGGCAAATCGCGCGGAACGTACGCTGCGGTATTGGGCGACCGCATTTGTTGTTGTTTTGCTCATTGCGGGCGGATCGGGTTTTTATGTTTCCCGGCAGCATCCTGACTGGGCTGGCATACCACGGCTTTCATCGGCTTTCACACAAATGCAGGCCTGGGTCGTCGAACGTAAAAGCCGTTTGAGTCGCGATATTAAAAAGGTCCGGCAATTGGCGGCCAGCAAGCAGGAACCGCAGGCCATACATTTCGAATTTTATACGGAACTGCCAAGCATGAAAGTACCCGTGCCGGTGGTTGAGAAGGGGCAGGACGCGGTTGTTCCGGTATCAGTAACCTCGGTTGGAACAGGGAAGTCTGTCAGCGCTGGTACTCAGGAAAGTTCGGCCCGGCGGCTGAACCATGCTGCTGCCACAGCGCAGGTTGCAGAGAGAATGCCCAGGCCGCAGACGGGGGCAGCCATATTCAATGCGGAGCAGTTACACCGCGAACTCACTGAAGAGTTCAGCCAGAAAAAATATATCATCCAGCTGGGTGTTTTCAAAAATGCCGATGCGGCTGAGCGCTACCGCCAGTCTCTTGCAGTATCGGGTTTGACAGCCAGCGTGGTCAAAACCAGACTCTCTGGCAAGGCTATTTTCCGTGTGCAGTCAGGCCCATTTTTGAGTATGAACCAGGCAAAAGAGGTTCAACGACAGTGGCAGAGAAAAAGCGTGAATGGAATTGTGCGCCGGGTTGAATGGTGA
- a CDS encoding YicC/YloC family endoribonuclease, whose protein sequence is MTAFSRVQSQGQWGSLVCEMRSINHRYLEVGIHVPEMFRVLEMPMRELIRQHIKRGKIECVMRYQTSPEAEHSGLEVNTLLVKQLCDASEKIAGFLRDAGPVSPVDILRFPGVIETREADIKTLQDEIFHVLNLALKDLIAARAREGEELKHLFLQRMDLIQQQLSKVRERLPQVMQEQQDKMLKRFADVKLELDSGRLEQEMVIFAQKIDVAEEIDRTDTHVSEVRRVLKQGGLAGRRLDFLLQELNREANTLGSKSVDPVLTHAAVEMKVLIEQVREQVQNIE, encoded by the coding sequence ATGACAGCTTTTTCGCGTGTGCAAAGCCAGGGGCAGTGGGGAAGCCTGGTATGTGAGATGAGATCCATCAATCATCGATATCTGGAGGTTGGCATACACGTGCCCGAGATGTTCCGTGTGCTTGAAATGCCCATGCGTGAATTGATACGCCAGCATATCAAGCGCGGAAAGATAGAATGTGTCATGCGCTATCAGACTAGCCCGGAAGCGGAACACTCGGGGCTGGAAGTGAACACTCTTCTGGTCAAGCAGTTATGCGACGCCAGTGAGAAGATCGCAGGATTTTTGCGAGACGCAGGGCCAGTGTCTCCCGTTGATATATTACGTTTTCCCGGTGTCATTGAGACGCGTGAAGCGGACATTAAAACGCTGCAGGATGAAATATTTCATGTACTGAACCTGGCGCTGAAAGATTTGATCGCGGCGCGTGCCCGCGAAGGAGAGGAATTGAAGCATTTGTTTTTACAGCGTATGGATTTAATTCAGCAGCAACTATCAAAAGTGCGTGAACGGCTTCCGCAGGTCATGCAGGAGCAGCAGGACAAGATGCTCAAACGCTTTGCTGATGTGAAACTGGAGCTGGATTCAGGCAGGCTGGAACAGGAAATGGTGATTTTCGCCCAGAAGATAGATGTGGCGGAAGAAATCGACCGGACTGATACGCATGTCTCGGAAGTCAGGCGCGTGCTCAAACAGGGCGGGTTGGCTGGCCGAAGACTGGATTTTTTACTGCAGGAATTAAACCGGGAAGCCAACACGCTGGGGTCCAAGTCTGTTGATCCGGTGTTGACACACGCGGCTGTGGAAATGAAAGTATTAATCGAGCAAGTCAGGGAGCAGGTACAAAATATCGAATAA
- the cydP gene encoding cytochrome oxidase putative small subunit CydP, with protein MPDIPHHPEETVTKSSTEARTKAMSLMNTSAGLLSCMIRFLSKTHYRKEITLVVALKILALFLLWGLFFSHRDPDLLKTQKLVDHYISSTSI; from the coding sequence ATGCCTGATATCCCCCATCATCCGGAGGAAACCGTGACGAAATCATCCACAGAGGCGCGCACGAAAGCAATGTCACTAATGAACACGTCGGCCGGATTGCTCTCTTGCATGATTCGGTTTCTTTCAAAAACCCATTATCGCAAGGAAATCACCCTGGTCGTGGCTCTCAAAATACTGGCTCTTTTTCTTTTATGGGGATTGTTTTTTTCACATCGTGATCCTGACTTGTTAAAAACACAAAAACTGGTGGACCATTACATTTCATCCACATCCATATAA
- the icmW gene encoding type IVB secretion system protein IcmW, producing MPKLDLTSSHEFWKNYDDPMIYRVISFMETAEDFTLDGTPALEQSLNKLGETLDQLTSFELGKEDQFITLSSHIKTSRILRLLQAIDTIDPGSASKLLMYAEENNTPDNTMAGLFLRRNIVFERLRLLARVFSTERFNLVLKVLEQEHA from the coding sequence ATGCCAAAATTAGATCTCACGTCTTCGCATGAATTCTGGAAAAATTATGATGACCCGATGATTTACCGGGTCATCTCATTCATGGAAACTGCGGAAGATTTTACCCTGGATGGTACGCCGGCCCTTGAGCAATCCCTGAATAAACTGGGTGAAACACTGGACCAGCTGACCAGTTTTGAATTGGGAAAGGAAGACCAGTTCATCACGCTGTCATCGCATATTAAAACTTCGCGAATTTTACGTCTGTTGCAGGCAATCGACACGATTGACCCGGGCTCTGCCTCCAAATTGCTCATGTATGCGGAAGAAAACAATACGCCGGACAATACCATGGCTGGATTATTCCTCAGGCGAAATATTGTTTTTGAACGACTGCGTCTTTTGGCGAGAGTATTTTCCACAGAAAGATTTAATCTGGTATTAAAAGTCCTTGAGCAGGAACATGCCTGA
- a CDS encoding DotA/TraY family protein, whose product MINLFQVASDDASLDYLSQIFGSVSGVIGSGGQITILSTMFKTFNSVILTVAVLMLVYITIIGVIGTAHEGEFMGKKMNNIWIPIRSVLGIALLVPTGAGYCGIQIIMMWVIVQGIGAADTLWNTALSYVSNVGSVYGQVKVPGVNASQTLGGLFQGLVCDASSRKADPANVGNYYCVSNGGCGGSAPAFNPSATTYSMGPNGACGSITYCNQATACAGDSNSLKCLACQAQTTALAAIIPTLGDIAQQLVNADYSYRDFYANSWNKQNNASWNWIYSYCASPTNQDGSSKAIIPKTQCCVKGNNPFASCQATSSNMPDVNTPTGTGGAIQSPSAAAVQNVYWPYWPQLGPSLGLSENFVKVATNYYLDLANGAVSTYIAAQGNNSSDFSGLLSNASNKGWIYGGGFYYEIARMNSDNLKSSIPDLTWNAPDMSSSAMKDYRNNFTAAKTLESVAAGNYSQSASSSGQSAAGEVANDVMGSVTEAFTATVTAGGTNPLILIQVFGVLMLIIAEIMFVVVLVVLFAIGISGNIDVFALGTGVIDPLGPMASLVAMFVIPGIYAAFAVLITLGGLLGIYTPLIPYVYFTFGAIGWMISTVETMVAGPLVALGVISPSGHHEILGKAEPALMLLFNVFLRPSLMIFGLISAMLLAVVVVTMINETFAYVVLAFVETGAVDPLSLILILSAYVGLILAALNKCFAVINVIPQQVMRWIGGQGEGVEAPLQEIKGGIQATGGKAGGGMESTTRGTAKDFAKGKQKAEADANKTSVGAGDKKD is encoded by the coding sequence ATGATAAATCTTTTTCAGGTTGCTTCTGATGACGCGTCGCTTGATTATCTTTCACAAATTTTCGGAAGTGTGAGCGGTGTTATTGGGTCAGGCGGCCAGATTACCATCCTGAGCACCATGTTCAAGACTTTCAACTCAGTCATTCTGACTGTAGCAGTTTTAATGCTGGTTTATATCACGATTATTGGTGTCATTGGGACAGCTCATGAAGGCGAGTTCATGGGCAAGAAAATGAATAATATCTGGATACCCATACGCTCGGTGCTGGGCATAGCCTTGCTGGTTCCTACAGGGGCGGGTTATTGCGGCATCCAGATCATCATGATGTGGGTTATTGTGCAAGGCATAGGCGCGGCAGATACCTTGTGGAATACAGCCCTGAGTTATGTCAGCAATGTGGGCAGCGTTTATGGGCAAGTGAAAGTTCCCGGCGTGAATGCTTCCCAGACTCTCGGGGGATTGTTCCAGGGACTGGTTTGCGATGCCAGTTCCCGAAAAGCTGACCCTGCAAATGTGGGGAATTATTATTGTGTATCCAACGGCGGCTGCGGCGGTTCAGCGCCTGCGTTTAATCCCAGCGCGACGACGTATTCCATGGGTCCTAACGGTGCTTGCGGATCCATCACCTATTGCAACCAGGCAACCGCTTGCGCAGGTGACAGCAATTCATTGAAATGTCTGGCCTGTCAGGCCCAGACTACCGCTCTGGCAGCCATCATTCCCACCCTGGGCGATATTGCCCAGCAACTAGTGAATGCGGACTATTCTTACCGGGATTTTTACGCAAACTCATGGAACAAGCAAAATAACGCCTCATGGAACTGGATTTACAGCTATTGCGCGAGTCCGACCAACCAGGATGGAAGCAGCAAGGCCATCATTCCCAAAACCCAGTGCTGTGTCAAAGGAAACAATCCTTTTGCTTCTTGCCAGGCAACAAGCAGCAATATGCCTGATGTCAATACCCCGACTGGTACTGGCGGTGCCATACAAAGCCCCAGTGCTGCGGCGGTACAAAATGTCTACTGGCCGTACTGGCCGCAGCTGGGCCCCAGTCTCGGATTGAGCGAAAATTTCGTGAAAGTGGCGACCAATTATTATCTTGATTTGGCAAACGGCGCGGTATCGACTTACATCGCGGCCCAGGGCAACAATTCCAGTGATTTCTCCGGCCTGTTATCCAATGCATCCAACAAGGGCTGGATTTATGGCGGCGGTTTTTATTATGAAATTGCGCGCATGAATAGTGACAACCTGAAATCTTCTATTCCGGATCTGACCTGGAATGCGCCGGATATGAGTTCATCCGCCATGAAAGACTACCGCAATAACTTCACGGCGGCAAAGACCCTGGAATCGGTGGCTGCGGGAAATTATTCTCAAAGCGCGAGCAGCAGCGGTCAAAGCGCGGCGGGTGAAGTGGCGAATGACGTGATGGGTTCCGTCACGGAAGCCTTTACCGCGACAGTAACGGCGGGAGGAACCAATCCGCTGATTCTCATACAGGTTTTTGGTGTCCTCATGCTTATCATCGCGGAAATCATGTTCGTGGTGGTTTTGGTCGTGTTATTCGCGATTGGTATTTCCGGTAATATTGACGTCTTTGCTCTTGGCACCGGCGTGATTGATCCTTTAGGCCCCATGGCGAGCCTGGTGGCCATGTTTGTGATTCCAGGTATTTATGCGGCATTTGCAGTCCTCATTACCCTGGGCGGCTTGCTGGGCATTTATACGCCTTTAATTCCCTATGTTTATTTCACCTTCGGCGCCATAGGCTGGATGATATCGACGGTTGAAACCATGGTGGCGGGTCCGCTGGTGGCATTGGGTGTGATCAGTCCCAGTGGTCATCATGAAATTCTGGGCAAGGCCGAGCCGGCGCTGATGCTGCTCTTTAACGTTTTCCTGCGGCCTTCGTTAATGATATTCGGATTGATATCCGCCATGCTGCTCGCAGTCGTGGTCGTGACCATGATTAATGAAACATTTGCTTATGTCGTGCTTGCGTTTGTTGAAACCGGAGCGGTGGATCCCCTGTCTTTAATCCTGATACTGTCGGCGTATGTAGGCCTGATACTGGCTGCCTTAAACAAATGCTTCGCAGTTATCAATGTCATTCCTCAGCAAGTCATGCGCTGGATTGGCGGCCAGGGTGAAGGCGTGGAAGCGCCTCTGCAGGAAATCAAGGGCGGCATACAGGCGACTGGCGGCAAAGCGGGCGGCGGTATGGAATCGACCACCAGAGGTACTGCCAAAGACTTTGCCAAAGGCAAGCAGAAAGCTGAGGCGGATGCGAACAAAACGAGTGTGGGCGCGGGCGACAAGAAAGACTAA
- the dotB gene encoding Dot/Icm type IV secretion system ATPase DotB — MSDFLFPQEPVRLTIESTNDILIHCVKLGASDITFQTGEPIIAEIFGRLKKITRRRLSNTEVGEVLNAMYGPNATTLIMSGKDIDTHYEIRPNRSDRYRFRINGTGCQVEGHDGIQITARTIPTDPPKLDSMNLSKEVLEAIAPEQGVVYVTGATGSGKSTLLAAIIRSITEDAESNRKVLTYEAPIEFVFDNVEKVSSVVSQSEIPRHLPSFAAGVRNALRRKPRLILVGEARDPETISAVMEAAMTGHPVYTTLHSNGVAETMRRLVITFPPEERQGRTIDIIETVRLIISQRLVPTVEGKRVALREYLIFDEKIRDILLDTDVLNITNVVRKLVREHGRTMEADAQEKFQAGVISERQYRLIAEQAKREEKDAGAI, encoded by the coding sequence ATGAGTGATTTCCTTTTCCCGCAAGAACCCGTCAGACTGACCATTGAATCCACCAATGACATTCTGATTCATTGTGTGAAACTTGGCGCGTCAGATATCACTTTCCAGACCGGGGAACCCATTATCGCTGAAATTTTTGGGCGCCTGAAAAAAATCACCCGCCGCCGTCTGTCCAATACAGAAGTCGGTGAAGTACTGAACGCCATGTACGGCCCTAACGCCACCACCTTGATCATGTCAGGCAAAGATATAGACACGCATTACGAAATACGCCCCAACCGCTCTGATCGTTACCGTTTTCGTATCAACGGCACCGGCTGCCAAGTTGAGGGCCACGACGGCATTCAGATCACGGCGCGTACCATTCCCACTGATCCGCCCAAACTGGACAGCATGAACTTGTCCAAAGAAGTATTGGAGGCCATCGCGCCCGAGCAAGGTGTGGTCTATGTGACCGGCGCAACCGGATCCGGCAAAAGCACTTTACTCGCGGCCATCATACGCAGCATTACCGAAGACGCGGAGAGCAACCGCAAGGTTCTGACTTATGAAGCGCCGATTGAATTCGTGTTTGATAACGTGGAAAAAGTATCCAGCGTGGTCAGCCAGTCTGAAATTCCCCGCCATCTTCCAAGCTTCGCCGCAGGTGTGCGCAACGCGCTGCGCCGCAAACCCCGCTTGATACTCGTGGGTGAAGCCCGCGATCCTGAAACCATCAGCGCGGTGATGGAAGCCGCCATGACCGGCCATCCGGTTTATACCACTTTGCATAGTAACGGCGTTGCCGAAACCATGCGCCGTCTCGTCATCACGTTTCCACCCGAGGAACGGCAAGGACGGACCATAGACATCATTGAAACCGTGCGCCTGATCATCTCGCAGCGCCTGGTGCCCACCGTTGAAGGCAAGCGTGTCGCCTTGCGCGAATACCTTATTTTTGACGAAAAAATCCGTGATATTCTTTTGGATACTGATGTGCTTAATATCACCAACGTGGTGCGCAAACTGGTAAGAGAACACGGCCGCACCATGGAAGCCGATGCCCAGGAAAAATTCCAGGCCGGGGTAATCAGCGAACGCCAATACCGCCTGATTGCCGAGCAAGCCAAGCGGGAGGAAAAAGACGCTGGCGCGATTTGA
- a CDS encoding type IV secretory system conjugative DNA transfer family protein, with protein sequence MNRKCVLLSIFILIMLAGCAQSQQNLDNVDTANLSQLEKVRVDPLNPSASKTQLSSLRIKSLQDSAMSIGAQGGLAWASDQINSRMNQDRKYLDTIFNFNAMVLSHGVIPPVLEVGDNSLNLDDPNTIRVADRTYKIVKQARFATTPPNWREYLWLTFSKPQLPDKSLLPRNSYEQKIWKEGVRMGWEKGIAQSYSIFQQNLARLKRDYSGMVLYRKLLQEKMISPPFVARTELGVTGNGSDMRINDQVLRIVELPKLQTNSRGWKAIVVKNNE encoded by the coding sequence ATGAACAGGAAGTGTGTCCTTCTCAGCATCTTTATTCTCATCATGCTCGCCGGCTGCGCGCAGAGTCAGCAGAATCTGGATAATGTTGATACCGCCAACCTGTCTCAACTGGAAAAAGTACGTGTTGATCCGCTGAATCCCTCCGCTTCCAAGACCCAATTGAGCAGCCTCAGAATCAAATCACTGCAGGATTCCGCCATGAGCATAGGCGCACAAGGCGGCCTGGCCTGGGCATCCGATCAGATTAATTCGCGCATGAACCAGGATAGAAAATACCTAGATACCATTTTTAATTTCAATGCCATGGTATTGAGCCATGGCGTGATTCCGCCCGTGCTGGAAGTGGGTGACAACAGCCTGAATCTGGACGACCCTAACACGATTCGGGTTGCAGACCGGACATATAAAATCGTCAAACAGGCGCGCTTTGCAACAACACCGCCAAACTGGCGGGAATATTTATGGCTGACTTTTTCCAAGCCTCAACTGCCTGACAAATCCCTGCTGCCGCGCAACAGTTATGAACAAAAAATCTGGAAAGAAGGCGTGCGCATGGGGTGGGAAAAAGGGATTGCTCAATCCTACAGTATCTTCCAGCAAAACCTCGCTCGCCTGAAGAGAGATTACAGCGGAATGGTGTTATATCGAAAGTTACTACAGGAAAAAATGATCAGCCCGCCCTTTGTCGCCCGCACCGAACTGGGTGTTACGGGTAATGGCTCGGATATGCGGATCAACGACCAGGTATTGCGCATCGTTGAGCTGCCGAAACTGCAAACCAATAGTAGAGGCTGGAAAGCCATAGTGGTGAAAAACAATGAGTGA
- the dotD gene encoding type IVB secretion system lipoprotein DotD: MNHKIGIVTFLSLLLCACAAPKPPQGYDVSKSEASLAEASYSVSRSVVDLAETAQAAHPLPALAPPPSPATYGMAGLTTVDWSGPVEPLLKQMAVASNYRLRVLGTAPAIPVIVTVYSKNVMLGDILRDVGYQCGRRATVVIYPETRVIELRYAKN; this comes from the coding sequence ATGAATCACAAAATTGGTATTGTCACCTTTCTGTCTCTTCTCTTGTGCGCGTGTGCCGCACCCAAACCGCCGCAAGGTTACGATGTCAGCAAAAGTGAAGCATCACTTGCCGAAGCATCCTATTCAGTCAGCCGCTCCGTGGTTGACCTAGCGGAAACCGCACAGGCAGCCCATCCGCTGCCGGCACTTGCGCCTCCGCCCAGTCCCGCAACCTACGGCATGGCCGGACTGACAACCGTAGACTGGTCAGGCCCGGTCGAACCCCTGCTCAAGCAGATGGCTGTGGCGTCTAATTATCGTCTGCGCGTATTGGGTACCGCACCTGCCATTCCGGTGATAGTCACCGTGTATTCAAAAAATGTCATGCTGGGTGATATCCTGAGAGATGTCGGGTATCAGTGCGGAAGACGCGCAACTGTGGTAATTTATCCAGAGACCCGTGTGATTGAATTGCGTTATGCGAAAAACTAA
- the icmT gene encoding IcmT/TraK family protein — MAHWRDSARNVRFFIIDYRATFPLLIFLLHIRLWTFIFAIIATVFFSLLERFGFTVAVFMRWLRAYVAGPRKIAQPWWKN; from the coding sequence ATGGCTCATTGGCGTGACTCGGCAAGAAATGTCAGGTTTTTCATTATTGACTATCGGGCGACGTTTCCCTTGCTTATTTTCTTGCTGCATATTCGACTGTGGACTTTTATTTTTGCGATCATTGCCACAGTGTTTTTCAGTTTGCTAGAACGTTTCGGTTTTACCGTCGCAGTATTTATGCGCTGGCTGCGTGCATACGTAGCGGGCCCGCGCAAGATCGCTCAACCATGGTGGAAAAATTAA
- a CDS encoding type IV secretion IcmS family protein → MPSLDVSQQMIKIARIMNAQFTLNGRPMTMEEVFSYTGLLPGIARRADQLSSLCLGYGIGVTFEEAEGSALGVKVIFDDITPNVLRLLCLTDVLNELMKGTPRGEPAPLDQLLYD, encoded by the coding sequence ATGCCCAGTTTAGATGTATCCCAGCAAATGATTAAAATAGCCCGTATCATGAATGCGCAATTCACGCTGAATGGCCGGCCCATGACAATGGAAGAAGTGTTTTCCTATACCGGATTGCTGCCGGGAATCGCGCGCAGGGCTGACCAGTTAAGTTCATTGTGTCTGGGATATGGCATAGGCGTGACTTTCGAAGAAGCGGAAGGTTCTGCCCTGGGTGTCAAAGTCATATTTGATGATATTACCCCCAATGTTTTAAGACTGCTTTGTCTGACCGATGTGTTAAATGAACTCATGAAGGGTACGCCGCGCGGCGAACCTGCCCCGTTAGACCAGCTGTTATACGATTGA